A window of Sulfurimonas gotlandica GD1 contains these coding sequences:
- a CDS encoding class I SAM-dependent methyltransferase — protein MKSKTLDYYNQNSHELYERYNSADMSKVHKLIDKYTGGADKVLDIGFGSGRDLLHLKRRGILGWGVDGSESFVNLLKTEYPSIRDRLFHSVLPSLNLPQELKESFSVIYSVATWMHIPKEEHFEAILNIKKYLKPNGTLILSYSTLSRDNDPRFFENINPEQLALLFETFGFNLIESSLNADGLGREELVWVTQVYKYTEVSKKGIDQIESILSQDSKDSTYKFALLRSFSQIASSPLNRFSEFKDGYVFFPISMIVEKWIESYWKLMDGEIFIPQRSSEESSNKLAFRKHLEETIRFYRKKNISNPYHTFYNEFQKGISNTSDEFNLVRELINSIINTVISGPVKYSGSSFDDKSFFIIGQGSKTFAKRNQSINPKSLIESCVTIGIKQSAYHELYRYGSWIEDSITLRWARFTEKLSSKSGSNITSGDIVTLLSRDFIAERDTLFARKVYDQYEKDYGELRSVWSSKKISTYEVDHVMPYSVYANNDLWNLLPASKKENGSKSDMLVSMDLINKQKNLMITYWEYMKDKASERFEHEVYSSFKIDPVSSSWKDKLVLAISEQLEITSSIRGLKRWDINT, from the coding sequence ATGAAATCAAAAACTCTGGATTATTATAATCAAAACTCTCATGAGCTATATGAACGATATAACTCAGCTGATATGAGCAAAGTGCATAAACTCATCGATAAGTATACTGGTGGTGCTGATAAAGTTCTTGATATAGGTTTTGGCTCAGGGCGGGATTTGCTACATTTAAAGCGTAGAGGTATTCTTGGATGGGGAGTAGACGGATCTGAATCTTTTGTAAATCTTTTAAAGACAGAATATCCTTCTATAAGAGATAGATTATTCCACTCTGTATTGCCATCATTGAATTTGCCACAAGAGCTAAAAGAATCTTTTAGTGTCATATATTCTGTTGCTACATGGATGCACATTCCAAAAGAAGAGCATTTTGAAGCGATACTAAATATAAAAAAATATTTAAAGCCCAATGGGACATTAATATTAAGTTATTCAACATTATCCAGAGATAATGACCCGCGCTTTTTTGAAAATATAAATCCTGAACAGCTTGCACTGTTGTTTGAAACTTTCGGTTTCAATTTAATTGAATCAAGTTTGAATGCTGACGGCTTGGGAAGAGAGGAGCTAGTCTGGGTTACACAGGTTTATAAATATACAGAAGTTTCCAAAAAAGGGATTGATCAGATTGAGTCAATACTATCTCAGGATTCAAAAGACAGTACATATAAATTTGCACTATTAAGATCTTTTTCTCAAATTGCATCATCACCACTTAACAGATTTTCAGAGTTTAAAGATGGTTATGTCTTTTTTCCTATAAGTATGATAGTTGAAAAGTGGATAGAGTCGTACTGGAAGCTCATGGATGGTGAGATCTTTATTCCCCAAAGAAGTTCTGAAGAGAGTTCAAACAAACTTGCATTTAGAAAACATTTAGAAGAGACTATAAGGTTTTATAGAAAAAAGAATATTTCAAATCCATATCATACATTTTACAATGAGTTTCAAAAAGGAATATCAAACACCAGTGATGAATTCAATCTTGTCAGAGAGTTAATAAACTCAATTATAAACACAGTAATAAGTGGTCCTGTAAAATACTCCGGGAGTTCGTTTGATGACAAAAGTTTTTTTATTATTGGTCAAGGTTCAAAAACATTTGCAAAAAGAAATCAATCAATAAATCCAAAGTCACTTATAGAAAGCTGTGTCACTATTGGCATTAAACAAAGTGCGTATCATGAACTCTACAGATATGGCTCTTGGATAGAAGATTCAATAACATTGAGGTGGGCTAGATTCACTGAGAAGTTGTCAAGTAAAAGTGGTTCCAATATAACATCAGGCGATATAGTCACACTTCTATCAAGAGACTTTATAGCGGAAAGAGATACACTGTTTGCAAGAAAAGTTTATGATCAATATGAAAAAGACTATGGTGAACTTAGATCAGTGTGGAGCTCTAAAAAGATATCTACATATGAAGTCGATCATGTGATGCCATATTCAGTATATGCAAATAATGATTTATGGAATCTGCTTCCTGCTTCTAAGAAAGAGAATGGTTCAAAAAGTGATATGTTAGTCAGTATGGATTTAATTAATAAGCAAAAAAATCTAATGATTACTTACTGGGAATACATGAAAGACAAAGCTTCTGAAAGATTTGAACATGAAGTGTACAGCTCTTTTAAAATAGATCCAGTATCATCTAGCTGGAAAGATAAATTGGTTTTAGCAATATCAGAGCAGTTGGAGATTACTTCTTCAATTAGAGGTTTAAAACGCTGGGATATTAATACTTAA
- a CDS encoding HsdM family class I SAM-dependent methyltransferase, with protein sequence MFEQTFKNIDDILHKDAGCGSELDYVEQTSWVLFLKYLDDLEKDKKTAAELTGKTYTDIIAPEYQWSVWATPKDKDGKLDHHKALSGDDLKDFVDHKLFPYLKKFKADAESADTIEYKIGEIFSELKNRIQSGYNLREVINRIDELRFRTHAEKHEMSHLYEDKIKNMGNAGRNGGEYYTPRALIKTIVKVVAPQIGDKIYDGAVGSAGFLVEAFEYLKHSKNLTTADTEILQKKTFYGKEKKSLAYIIGTMNMILHGVEAPNIIHTNTLAENLADIQDKDRYDVILANPPFGGKERAEVQQNFPIKTGETASLFIQHFVKILKAGGKAGIVIKNTFLSNTDNASVSLRKLLLENCNLHTVLDLPGGTFTGAGVKTVVLFFEKGVPTRNVWFYQLNLDRNLGKTNPLNEKDLAEFVELQKTFATGENSWSVDVASIDQNTYDLSAKNPNKKEEAALRKPQEILEEMKALDEESAEILASILEML encoded by the coding sequence ATGTTTGAACAAACTTTTAAAAATATAGACGATATCCTCCACAAAGACGCTGGTTGTGGGAGCGAACTTGATTATGTAGAGCAGACTTCGTGGGTTTTATTCCTCAAGTATTTAGATGATTTAGAGAAAGACAAAAAAACTGCCGCTGAATTAACGGGTAAAACCTATACGGATATTATTGCTCCTGAGTATCAGTGGAGTGTTTGGGCTACTCCAAAAGATAAGGATGGAAAGCTCGACCATCATAAAGCATTGTCTGGGGATGATCTCAAAGACTTTGTTGACCATAAGCTGTTCCCGTATCTTAAGAAGTTTAAAGCTGATGCTGAAAGTGCTGATACTATCGAGTATAAGATTGGTGAGATATTCAGTGAACTCAAAAACCGTATACAGAGTGGCTATAACCTTCGTGAAGTCATCAACCGTATTGATGAGCTACGATTCCGCACTCATGCTGAAAAACATGAGATGAGCCATCTCTATGAAGACAAGATAAAAAACATGGGAAATGCAGGGCGTAATGGTGGTGAATACTATACGCCTCGTGCTCTCATTAAAACTATTGTCAAAGTCGTGGCTCCTCAAATCGGTGATAAGATTTATGATGGTGCTGTTGGTTCCGCTGGATTCTTGGTTGAGGCGTTCGAGTATCTCAAACACAGCAAAAATCTCACAACTGCCGATACAGAAATATTACAGAAGAAAACGTTTTATGGGAAAGAGAAAAAGTCTCTGGCGTATATCATCGGTACAATGAACATGATTTTACACGGGGTAGAAGCTCCCAATATCATCCATACCAATACTCTTGCTGAAAACCTTGCAGATATCCAAGACAAAGACCGCTATGACGTCATCCTGGCCAATCCTCCGTTTGGTGGAAAAGAACGTGCTGAAGTACAGCAAAACTTCCCTATCAAAACGGGTGAAACGGCTTCACTGTTCATTCAACATTTTGTCAAAATACTAAAGGCTGGTGGTAAAGCGGGTATTGTTATCAAAAACACTTTTTTGAGCAATACAGACAATGCTTCTGTGAGCTTGAGAAAGCTTCTACTTGAAAACTGTAATCTTCATACCGTTCTTGATTTACCGGGCGGTACGTTTACGGGTGCTGGTGTTAAAACTGTGGTTCTCTTTTTTGAGAAGGGTGTTCCTACTCGAAATGTATGGTTTTACCAGCTCAATCTCGATAGAAATTTAGGAAAAACCAATCCACTCAATGAAAAAGATTTGGCTGAATTTGTAGAGTTACAAAAAACATTTGCAACTGGTGAAAACTCATGGTCGGTTGATGTAGCTAGTATTGACCAAAATACCTATGACTTGAGTGCCAAAAATCCCAATAAAAAAGAAGAAGCTGCTTTGCGAAAACCGCAAGAGATACTTGAAGAGATGAAAGCTTTGGATGAAGAGAGCGCTGAGATATTAGCTTCAATTTTGGAAATGCTATGA
- a CDS encoding restriction endonuclease subunit S, whose translation MKQGWAVKKLGELCELYQPKTISSKDMCEDGQYPVFGANGIIGKYDKYNHEEPQLLITCRGATCGSVNISEPQSWINGNAMVVRPIDDSLHIKFVEYLFRGGIDISKTITGAAQPQITRQSLSPILISFPQSFPEQQRIVAILDEAFEAIAKAKTNAEQNLKNAKELFESYLQSVFENKGDGWEEKTLEDVCKITSKLIDPKKSEFQNLVHVGAGNIESQKGTLIDLKTAKEENLISGKFLFDESMILYSKIRPYLMKVVNCNFKGLCSADIYPLWPFDNKMQKDFLYHLLLSKNFTEYAILGSQRAGMPKVNREHLFSYRFYLPPLSEQEQIVQKLNALSAETKRLETIYQKNIEDLEELKKSILQKAFNGEL comes from the coding sequence ATGAAGCAAGGATGGGCAGTAAAAAAGTTGGGTGAGTTATGTGAGTTATATCAACCAAAAACAATTTCATCTAAAGACATGTGTGAAGATGGTCAATATCCTGTTTTTGGTGCAAATGGAATTATTGGAAAATACGATAAATATAATCACGAAGAACCGCAGTTGCTGATTACATGTAGAGGCGCGACGTGTGGCTCTGTTAATATTTCAGAGCCTCAATCTTGGATAAATGGAAATGCAATGGTTGTCCGTCCAATTGACGATTCATTGCATATTAAGTTTGTCGAATATTTATTTCGTGGAGGGATAGATATTTCTAAAACAATTACAGGTGCGGCACAACCTCAAATTACAAGACAATCATTATCGCCTATTTTGATTTCATTTCCGCAATCCTTTCCAGAACAGCAGCGCATCGTCGCCATTTTAGATGAAGCCTTTGAAGCTATAGCAAAAGCAAAAACCAATGCCGAACAAAACCTCAAAAATGCAAAAGAACTTTTTGAGAGTTATCTGCAATCGGTGTTTGAAAATAAAGGTGATGGTTGGGAGGAAAAAACATTAGAGGATGTTTGTAAAATTACTTCAAAGCTAATTGACCCTAAAAAATCTGAATTTCAAAACCTAGTGCATGTTGGAGCAGGAAATATTGAATCCCAAAAAGGTACTTTAATTGACCTAAAAACTGCAAAAGAAGAAAATCTTATTTCAGGTAAATTTTTATTTGATGAGTCCATGATTCTTTATAGTAAAATTCGTCCATATCTTATGAAAGTAGTGAACTGTAATTTTAAAGGCCTTTGCAGTGCCGATATTTATCCTTTATGGCCATTTGATAATAAAATGCAAAAGGACTTTTTATATCATTTACTTTTGAGCAAAAATTTTACAGAATATGCCATTCTTGGTTCTCAGCGTGCTGGTATGCCTAAAGTGAATCGAGAACATCTTTTTTCTTATAGGTTTTATCTTCCTCCACTTTCAGAACAAGAACAAATAGTCCAAAAACTTAATGCCCTCTCTGCTGAAACCAAACGCCTAGAAACCATTTATCAAAAGAATATAGAAGACTTAGAAGAACTCAAAAAGTCAATTTTACAGAAAGCTTTTAACGGAGAGTTGTGA
- the hsdR gene encoding EcoAI/FtnUII family type I restriction enzme subunit R has protein sequence MNEAETRAELIDPQLKACGWGVVEGSRILREYNITAGKIQTGGIRAKKLTADYVLVYKGIKLAVVEAKSNDLGVGEGVMQAKLYAQKLSLETTYSTNGKEIYSICMKTGAEGVVKQYLSPDELWNKTFAVQNEWREKFSNVPFQDVGGSKGARYYQELAVNNALEAVANNKERILLTLATGTGKTFIAFQIAWKLFQTRWNLKRDGSRRPRILFLADRNILADQAFNAFSAFAEDALVRINPKEIRANGNVPTNGSIFFTIFQTFMSGRDSDGNSAPYFGAYQPDYFDFIIIDECHRGGANDEGNWRGILEYFSPAVQLGLTATPKRQDNVDTYRYFGEPVYVYSLKEGINDGFLTPFKVKRIKTTLDDYIFTSDDQIIEGEIEEGKLYTEADFNKIIEIKAREAKRVKIYMDDANQNEKAIIFCATQDHAAAVRDLVNQDKKSKEPNYCVRVTANDGETGEQFLREFQDNEKFIPTILTTSQKLSTGVDARNIRNIVLMRPVNSMIEFKQIVGRGTRLFDGKEFFTIYDFVDAYHHFADPEWDGEPIEPELCSKCGEDPCVCVKTPPAPCNICGQTPCICEKEPPEPCSVCGEALCVCKKKVKIKLCDGKEREIQHMMSTSFWSADGKPISVEEFLSNLFGSLPDFFKSEEELRTIWSNPLTRRTLLEKLDAAGFGKEKLTTLQKLIDAEKSDLFDVLEYVFDSDIKPMTREARVAASHATIFALLNEKQREFIDFVLSKYVETGVEELDQDKLPILLINKYQSLEDAKDILGDVASISSMFIEFQQYLYQQRVA, from the coding sequence ATGAACGAAGCGGAAACGAGAGCAGAACTGATAGACCCACAGTTAAAAGCTTGTGGCTGGGGAGTGGTTGAAGGCTCTCGTATCTTGCGTGAATACAATATCACCGCTGGAAAGATTCAGACGGGTGGAATTAGAGCTAAAAAGCTGACCGCTGATTATGTACTCGTCTATAAAGGGATTAAGCTCGCTGTTGTCGAAGCCAAGAGTAATGATCTCGGTGTTGGTGAAGGTGTGATGCAAGCTAAGCTATATGCGCAAAAGCTGAGCCTAGAAACGACCTATTCAACCAACGGCAAAGAGATATACAGTATCTGTATGAAAACGGGCGCAGAGGGAGTTGTCAAACAGTATCTTTCTCCTGATGAATTATGGAACAAAACCTTCGCAGTACAAAACGAGTGGCGAGAAAAGTTTAGCAATGTTCCGTTTCAAGATGTTGGTGGAAGCAAGGGTGCTCGATATTACCAAGAGTTAGCCGTAAACAATGCACTCGAAGCGGTAGCCAATAATAAAGAGCGAATATTGCTCACGCTGGCTACGGGAACGGGTAAGACGTTTATCGCGTTTCAAATCGCATGGAAGTTGTTTCAAACGAGATGGAATCTCAAGCGTGATGGAAGCAGACGCCCTAGGATATTATTTCTTGCGGATAGAAACATATTAGCAGATCAAGCGTTCAATGCGTTTTCAGCATTTGCCGAAGATGCACTGGTTCGTATCAATCCAAAAGAAATTAGAGCCAATGGAAACGTGCCAACCAATGGCAGTATCTTTTTCACCATCTTTCAAACGTTTATGAGTGGTCGAGATAGTGATGGCAATTCAGCTCCGTATTTCGGGGCGTATCAACCCGATTATTTTGATTTTATCATCATTGATGAGTGTCACCGTGGTGGAGCCAATGATGAGGGGAACTGGAGAGGTATTTTGGAATATTTCTCTCCAGCTGTTCAGCTAGGGCTTACCGCAACACCAAAGCGTCAAGATAACGTTGATACCTACAGATACTTCGGTGAGCCAGTTTATGTCTATTCACTCAAGGAGGGCATTAATGATGGCTTTCTGACACCGTTTAAAGTGAAGCGCATTAAGACTACACTTGATGATTACATCTTTACCAGTGATGACCAGATCATCGAAGGTGAGATAGAAGAAGGCAAGCTTTATACCGAAGCTGATTTCAATAAAATCATTGAGATTAAAGCCAGAGAAGCCAAGCGTGTTAAGATTTACATGGATGATGCCAATCAAAATGAGAAGGCAATTATCTTCTGTGCTACGCAAGACCATGCAGCAGCTGTTCGGGATTTGGTTAATCAGGATAAAAAAAGTAAAGAGCCGAATTACTGTGTCCGTGTTACTGCAAACGATGGAGAGACTGGAGAACAGTTTCTGCGTGAGTTTCAAGATAATGAAAAGTTCATTCCAACGATATTGACCACTTCGCAAAAACTCTCTACTGGAGTTGATGCTAGAAACATTCGTAATATCGTTTTGATGCGTCCAGTCAATTCGATGATTGAGTTTAAACAAATCGTCGGACGTGGTACACGATTATTTGATGGAAAAGAGTTTTTCACTATATATGACTTCGTAGACGCCTATCATCATTTTGCAGACCCTGAGTGGGATGGAGAACCAATAGAGCCAGAGCTATGTTCGAAATGTGGAGAAGACCCTTGTGTGTGCGTAAAAACACCTCCTGCACCATGTAACATATGCGGACAGACACCTTGTATATGTGAGAAAGAACCACCTGAACCTTGTTCGGTTTGTGGAGAAGCTCTATGCGTGTGTAAGAAAAAAGTCAAAATCAAATTGTGTGATGGTAAAGAGCGTGAAATTCAGCACATGATGTCAACGTCATTTTGGAGTGCTGATGGGAAACCAATTTCGGTTGAAGAGTTTTTGTCAAATCTCTTTGGTTCACTTCCTGATTTCTTCAAAAGCGAAGAAGAGCTGCGAACTATTTGGAGCAATCCATTAACTCGGAGAACATTACTAGAAAAACTGGATGCTGCAGGGTTTGGCAAAGAAAAACTGACTACATTACAAAAGCTCATTGATGCTGAAAAAAGTGATTTGTTTGATGTATTGGAATACGTATTTGACAGCGATATTAAACCAATGACGAGAGAAGCTAGAGTTGCAGCATCTCATGCAACCATCTTCGCATTGTTGAATGAAAAACAAAGAGAGTTTATTGATTTTGTATTGAGTAAGTATGTTGAGACAGGTGTCGAAGAGCTTGACCAAGATAAATTGCCAATACTGCTGATTAATA